The Osmerus eperlanus chromosome 15, fOsmEpe2.1, whole genome shotgun sequence genome includes a window with the following:
- the sgk3 gene encoding serine/threonine-protein kinase Sgk3: MEEQSSCPNVSIPCYNEQRDKKKRYTVYKVMVSVGRHEWFVFRRYAEFDKLYNTLRKQFPTLNLKIPAKRIFGDNFDPEFIKQRRTGLHEFIQRLVSHTQLSNHPDVRAFLQMDKSQNFSDASEDEDDKNSSGSRNINLGPSGNPQAKPTDFDFLKVIGKGSFGKVLLAKRTLEGKYYAIKVLQKRVILNRREQKHIMAERNVLLKNVRHPFLVGLHYSFQTTDKLYFVLDFVNGGELFFHLQKERTFTEPRAKFYIAEMASALGYLHSLDIVYRDLKPENILLDFEGHIVLTDFGLCKEGISQAETTSTFCGTPEYLAPEVLRKQPYDNTVDWWCLGSVLYEMLFGLPPFYSRDTHEMYDNILHKPLSMRPGASSTAWSLLQALLEKDSTRRLGSRDDFIEIKAHDFFFSINWDDLEQRKVPPPFTPNVNSPYDITNFDPEFTDETVPNSVCHSTDYSIVNASVMEADDAFLGFSYAPPSDDSFL; encoded by the exons ATGGAGGAGCAGTCCAGCTGCCCCAACGTCAGCATCCCCTGCTACAACGAGCAGAGGGACAAGAAGAAACGCTACACC GTATACAAAGTGATGGTCAGTGTTGGAAGACATGAGTGGTTTGTCTTTAGACGGTATGCCGAGTTTGACAAGCTCTACAATACG TTGCGGAAACAGTTTCCAACATTAAACTTGAAAATCCCTGCTAAGAGAATATTCGGAGATAATTTTGATCCAG AGTTTATTAAGCAACGAAGAACAGGGTTGCATGAGTTCATCCAGAGACTGGTCTCCCACACTCAGCTCAGCAACCA CCCTGATGTCAGAGCGTTCCTGCAGATGGACAAATCACAGAACTTCTCAGATGCctctgaggatgaggatgacaaG AACAGCTCTGGCTCCAGAAACATTAACCTGGGACCGTCTGGAAATCCACA gGCAAAACCCACAGACTTTGACTTTCTGAAAGTTATAGGCAAAGGGAGCTTTGGAAAG GTTCTTCTGGCTAAACGGACCCTGGAAGGGAAGTATTACGCAATCAAGGTTCTGCAGAAAAGAGTcattctcaacaggagagag CAAAAACACATCATGGCAGAGCGCAACGTGCTGCTGAAGAACGTCAGACACCCCTTCCTGGTCGGGCTTCATTATTCCTTTCAGACGACAGACAAGCTGTACTTTGTCTTGGATTTTGTCAATGGTGGAGAA CTTTTCTTTCATCTTCAAAAAGAGCGGACTTTCACGGAACCCAGGGCGAAATTCTACATTGCTGAAATGGCCAGTGCACTGGGATACCTGCATTCACTTGACATTGTTTACAG GGATTTGAAGCCAGAAAATATCCTTCTTGACTTTGAA GGACACATTGTGTTGACAGACTTCGGTCTGTGCAAGGAGGGCATCTCCCAAGCTGAGACAACATCCACCTTCTGCGGGACACCTGAG TATCTCGCTCCAGAGGTCCTGAGGAAACAGCCGTATGACAACACTGTGGACTGGTGGTGCCTGGGCTCGGTGCTCTATGAGATGCTTTTTGGCCTG CCGCCATTCTACAGCCGAGATACTCATGAGATGTACGACAACATCCTCCACAAGCCTCTGTCGATGCGCCCCGGGGCTTCCAGCACTGCCTGGTCTCTGCTGCAGGCCCTGCTAGAGAAGGACAGTACCAGGAGACTGGGCTCAAGAGATGACTTT ATTGAGATCAAAGCGCATGACTTCTTTTTTTCCATCAACTGGGACGACCTGGAACAGAGAAAAGTTCCACCTCCCTTCACACCCAACGTG AATTCTCCTTATGACATTACAAACTTTGATCCAGAGTTCACGGATGAAACCGTTCCAAACTCAGTCTGCCACTCTACTGACTATTCCATAGTCAATGCCAGCGTCATGGAAGCTGACGATGCATTCCTGGGATTCTCTTATGCTCCGCCTTCAGATGACTCATTCTTGTAA